The following are encoded in a window of Narcine bancroftii isolate sNarBan1 chromosome 2, sNarBan1.hap1, whole genome shotgun sequence genomic DNA:
- the LOC138753324 gene encoding protein FAM181A-like, which produces MASADSEVKTLLNFVNLASSDIKAALDKSAPCRRSVDHRKYLQKQLKRFSQKYSRIPRCHPNRLLDPSSKGGSEYKSRAYVLQHAEPHLLFKPPADQESGETLSGTITAAGKQLGRQSQVPMRKRQLPASFWEEPRPAQTLQPLNLLRVEQVVAATEGPPGQGSESKRAQECSNPSKHSSALPAIPQECEREAVKFHFASLSRAMNVCSCCPFQYHGHRVYQGHLGLSPSGFSDIGVWRKGGNPPADLQAYSKGSLSGQKIYKPVVLKPIPTKPTVAHPLYNVYGFL; this is translated from the coding sequence ATGGCATCTGCGGACAGCGAGGTTAAaactttgttgaactttgtcAATTTGGCTTCGAGTGACATCAAGGCGGCTTTGGACAAATCGGCTCCCTGCCGGCGTTCGGTAGATCACAGGAAATATTTACAGAAACAGCTGAAACGTTTTTCCCAGAAATACTCTCGGATTCCCCGTTGTCACCCCAACCGGCTGCTGGATCCCAGTTCGAAGGGAGGGTCAGAGTACAAGAGCCGGGCTTATGTTCTGCAGCACGCGGAGCCCCACTTACTCTTCAAACCTCCCGCGGACCAGGAGAGTGGCGAAACTTTGTCCGGGACTATCACGGCGGCTGGAAAGCAGCTCGGCAGGCAGAGCCAGGTGCCGATGAGGAAACGTCAACTGCCCGCGTCCTTCTGGGAGGAACCGAGGCCAGCCCAAACCCTCCAGCCCTTGAATCTGCTTCGTGTGGAACAAGTGGTGGCGGCGACCGAAGGCCCGCCCGGCCAAGGATCGGAAAGCAAGCGAGCCCAGGAATGCTCCAATCCATCCAAACACTCCTCGGCACTTCCAGCGATCCCGCAGGAGTGCGAGAGAGAGGCGGTGAAATTCCACTTCGCCTCCCTGTCCCGCGCCATGAATGTCTGCAGTTGCTGTCCATTTCAGTACCATGGTCACCGGGTTTATCAGGGGCACCTGGGCTTGTCTCCTTCCGGCTTCTCCGACATTGGGGTGTGGAGAAAAGGGGGCAACCCGCCAGCCGACCTCCAGGCTTACTCCAAAGGCTCTTTAAGCGGACAAAAAATCTACAAACCTGTCGTTTTGAAGCCCATTCCCACGAAGCCCACTGTCGCACATCCCCTGTATAACGTGTATGGGTTTCTTTGA